A region from the Chanodichthys erythropterus isolate Z2021 chromosome 5, ASM2448905v1, whole genome shotgun sequence genome encodes:
- the golga4 gene encoding golgin subfamily A member 4 isoform X5, which produces MFKKLKQKVIEEQSPQRSSAQAQVSSGERRAQPPFLHQDASASPNDREKEEPQSLAQKLQQKVSSVESLLRGSGRGEGLFRSGSRDSLARSSSRESLTLIGENDAQSYDPPSDIESEAEDSPGSVEGLSKEQLLNRLHRVERSLGNYRGKYSELVTAYRTVQRDKEKTQAILSQSQDKALRRIGELREELQMDQQTKKHLQEEFDAALEEKDQMITVLQTQVSLLKKRLQESGGMVSSEAETSQSMDAVDATSDIQSPSKDDSSTLNTAEGSGEPGGTVDLELLQKRIKRQESLLQRCKEMIRSSKERSAQLGSENEVLQQQLQERLQELEKMKELHTTEKTKLITQLGDAKNLIEQLEQDKGMVIAETKRQMHETLEMKEDEIAQLRSRLQQTLAQKDELQEQKEKSEKAAFEELERALGVAQRAEEARRQLQVSMEEQVKQVEKAGEEERRSLQQELTRVKQEVVTIMKKSTEDRIAEMERLHSEAMANKEQELSAQIKQAVEQCREELLQSAQEREQQASLALEEAELQKAAVQSEGENKAKELQLELESARTRIQELESCLGSSEKDYTKSDELPVQMEGLRKKHEAEIAALEEAHKQELERKKTEQMKDLNQQRDDVMEELIKKHKAEIESILKDKEEQFHSHVEDMNKKMLDKLSDKQTEIETLSSDLSEVLNSRQQLEERLASVEASSETSRQEFEERLKEEQAKYQAEIEAAIQSQQSFAMVEKMLKEEINQLKTLLEKKEKALEEHMLREKTLQADGNARLEELRLRAQSNKEALEESRSQISTLTGELHQTKNQVKDLEQTLEAVCNDCQEKGVCLEQKTNELQELMQKMEQVKRDLTETENLHSATCKTMQEEQNRLRKQLDEQKSSHEKKLENIRKDMDCKLKSQENKMEKFKQKAKEAQDKLKKQLQDQEENAKAELSKTVQELELKDQQLKEKILEVAQASSEGLSTAMSDLEANHKERLGKLQVTHKQELEDLVRHWQEKLNQHEEEMQEKHAQSLQEKAQELEDISQLLSASREEKEQITKDIQNLREELAMRETTVQKLQTELREAASKVESLSEGEGILKRQVETMEKNLNQALNEQNLLQDELRKAEETSKEKLQGISEELINTQQKLSLLETSKCKEGEDLQRTLAEKMAELKNKEKEFQTQLCTITKEFEQCCQEAQDKLDGFSVGLCNKVEERVRELQNRVIGNQNKVTYLKNSIMTKDNRISTLEKELQQTLDENHNLKSSLDEVTLQFSASSETLKALQTEMESLQTDAENRSQVLSEKDLNIEQLREENKSVSENLKTNVLQISNLESVINDLKTQLSSSITEKEEAISLLNQQHNEDKERVICQMGEKVERLEKEKTSLQEQVDSLRNKFSELKKKFSQSHSTVKSLQDKVADMERQIAEKDGQLEMLTASVDNHSISKSEMDQALSEKDQRVHALTSELEICSKKVCDLEEQLELRTKEREQLAADLQQHLTIRESEKMELMKQVQEAQEQSSQNGALIQRTEESLQSLKKEAETAKQELESERNDFKREKAEILRAKEEAVKAAQEKASSETAGKVAELKKKAEQKIGMIRKQLTSQIEEKDQAIKDLQMQLDGIKQTQTEKEERIKSLEEIEKTMEEATAKLKEGHAKHLQELQQKEQLTSQIEEKEQAIKDLQIQLDGIKQTQTEKEERIKSLEEIEKTMEEATIKLKEEHAKHLQELQQKENEERRASLQNLKDMYEEKLAVLHKDESAKEEQSAFAARETSSRLKELETKLLESNEQITNYQTEVNRLKEDLLEQTARVQELQQTCLDLQEQIKEKRIDEVENDHVSEVQMTSSRLGMEPAMLVAKESKDTARDQDEWTSQKDLLVKEYEEKLQDLQQRLEEKDNQLKAQQSSPQGNGETDSECLINNANTSENDLQRKLVEAENEKQKLHKDYTRLQKDLRSLRKEHEKELDFLKKEMAEENEKKLKLEMEDMEMRHNSSLKQLMREFNTQMALKEKELEGSVKETIEKAQGVEAEIINSHRDEVNQLQKIIAQKEEELNRTVQRYEDVLQSREVEMGDRVWEVQKELEELQQRSLSGPQGLDELKVQLAEKTTMLSEARLKEQEYHVRIHALEDKIRRSHKNAVVTHLGTTYRDMSHNSGDPFSEPTEYEYLRKVMFEYMMGRETKTMAKVITSMLKFPPDQAQKVLEREDSRVMPWLR; this is translated from the exons AAAGAGGAGCCTCAGTCTCTGGCCCAGAAGCTGCAGCAGAAGGTGTCTTCCGTGGAGTCTTTGCTCCGGGGTTCGGGTCGTGGTGAAGGGCTCTTCCGCTCCGGCTCACGGGACAGTCTGGCTAGAAGCTCCTCCAGAGAATCCCTCACTCTCATCGGAGAGAATGACGCCCAGTCGTACGACCCTCCGTCAGACATCGAGAGCGAGGCGGAAGACTCGCCCGGCAGCGTCGAGGGTCTGTCCAAAGAGCAGCTCTTAAACCGCCTGCACAGGGTGGAGAGAAGCCTCGGCAATTACAGAGGGAAATACTCAGAG TTGGTAACAGCCTACAGAACCGTACAGCGGGATAAAGAGAAAACTCAG GCCATCCTCAGCCAGAGTCAAGATAAAGCCCTGAGAAGAATAGGAGAGCTCAGGGAG GAGCTCCAGATGGACCAGCAGACCAAGAAACACCTACAGGAGGAGTTTGACGCTGCTCTCGAGGAGAAGGACCAGATGATCACTGTGCTTCAGACTCAA GTGTCTCTCTTGAAGAAGCGACTGCAGGAGTCTGGAGGTATGGTATCATCAGAAGCTGAGACCTCTCAGTCCATGGATGCGGTTGACGCGACCTCTGACATTCAGAGCCCCTCGAAAGACGACAGCTCAACACTTAACACAG caGAGGGCAGTGGAGAGCCAGGTGGCACGGTGGACCTCGAGTTGCTCCAGAAGCGAATCAAAAGGCAAGAGAGTCTCCTGCAGAGATGTAAAGAGATGATTCGCTCTAGTAAAGAGCGCTCCGCTCAGCTGGGCAGCGAGAACGAGGTTTTACAGCAGCAGCTGCAGGAGAGGCTGCAAGAGCTGGAGAAAATGAAG GAACTCCACACTACAGAGAAGACGAAGCTGATCACACAGCTGGGAGACGCCAAGAACCTCATCGAGCAGCTGGAGCAGGACAAG GGAATGGTCATTGCTGAAACGAAGCGTCAGATGCACGAGACGTTGGAGATGAAGGAAGATGAGATCGCTCAGCTACGCTCCAGACTCCAGCAGACCCTCGCACAGAAAGACGAGCTGCAGGAACAGAAAGAGAAATCAGAGAAAGCAG CGTTTGAAGAGCTGGAGAGAGCCCTGGGTGTGGCCCAGCGGGCGGAGGAGGCACGCCGACAGCTACAGGTGAGCATGGAGGAGCAGGTGAAGCAGGTGGAGAAGGCCGGtgaggaagagaggagaagCCTGCAACAGGAGCTGACCAGGGTCAAACAAGAAGTGGTCACCATTATGAAG AAGTCCACCGAGGATCGGATAGCAGAAATGGAGCGGTTACACTCAGAGGCTATGGCTAACAAAGAACAGGAACTGAGTGCCCAGATCAAACAGGCAGTG GAGCAGTGTCGTGAGGAGCTGTTGCAGTCGGCACAGGAAAGAGAACAGCAGGCATCTCTCGCTCTGGAGGAAGCAGAGCTGCAGAAAGCTGCAGTTCAGTCTGAGGGGGAGAACAAAGCCAAGGAACTACAGCTAGAGTTGGAGTCTGCCAGAACG AGAATTCAAGAACTTGAGAGTTGCCTCGGTAGCTCAGAGAAGGATTACACCAAGTCGGATGAACTCCCTGTGCAAATGGAAGGGCTGAGAAAGAAACATGAGGCTGAAATAGCTGCTCTAGAAGAGGCACATAAGCaagaacttgaaagaaaaaagaCAGAGCAAATGAAAGACCTCAACCAGCAGCGTGATGATGTTATGGAAGAGCTCATAAAGAAACACAAAGCAGAGATTGAATCTATTCTGAAAGACAAGGAGGAACAGTTCCATTCCCATGTGGAAGACATGAACAAAAAGATGCTTGATAAACTGAGTGACAAACAGACAGAGATTGAGACCCTGTCTTCTGATCTCAGTGAAGTACTGAATAGTAGACAACAGTTAGAAGAGAGGCTGGCCTCTGTGGAGGCCAGCAGTGAAACCTCAAGACAAGAGTTTGAGGAAAGACTCAAGGAAGAACAAGCAAAATATCAAGCTGAGATTGAAGCTGCGATACAGAGTCAACAGTCATTTGCAATGGTGGAGAAAATGCTGAAAGAAGAAATAAATCAGCTGAAGACTCTTTTGGAGAAGAAGGAAAAAGCACTAGAGGAACATATGCTGAGGGAAAAGACTTTGCAAGCAGATGGAAATGCTCGGTTGGAGGAACTTCGTCTCAGGGCACAGTCGAATAAAGAGGCCCTTGAGGAATCAAGATCTCAGATTAGCACCCTTACAGGAGAACTCCATCAAACCAAGAATCAAGTGAAAGATCTTGAGCAAACCCTTGAGGCAGTGTGTAATGATTGTCAGGAGAAAGGAGTGTGTCTTGAACAGAAGACGAATGAACTTCAGGAACTAATGCAGAAGATGGAGCAAGTCAAGAGGGACCTAACTGAAACTGAGAATTTGCATTCTGCAACCTGCAAAACAATGCAAGAGGAGCAAAACCGGTTGAGGAAGCAGCTGGATGAACAGAAGAGTTCTCACGAGAAGAAACTTGAGAACATTAGGAAAGACATGGATTGCAAACTGAAATCCCAGGAAAACAAAATGGAGAAATTCAAGCAGAAAGCCAAAGAAGCACAGGACAAGTTGAAGAAGCAGCTTCAGGATCAAGAGGAGAATGCCAAAGCAGAGTTATCTAAGACAGTTCAAGAGTTAGAACTGAAAGACCAGCAACTGAAGGAGAAGATCCTTGAGGTGGCACAAGCAAGCTCTGAGGGCCTCAGCACCGCCATGTCTGATTTGGAGGCCAATCACAAGGAGCGCTTGGGTAAGCTTCAGGTTACCCATAAACAGGAGCTGGAAGACCTTGTCCGCCATTGGCAGGAGAAACTCAACCAGCATGAGGAGGAGATGCAAGAAAAACATGCCCAGTCTTTGCAAGAGAAAGCCCAGGAGTTGGAGGATATTTCTCAGCTGCTTTCGGCCAGCAGGGAAGAAAAGGAACAGATCACGAAAGACATCCAGAACCTCAGGGAGGAGCTTGCCATGAGGGAAACCACTGTGCAGAAACTACAGACCGAGCTCAGGGAAGCAGCAAGCAAGGTGGAAAGTTTGTCTGAAGGGGAAGGTATACTTAAAAGGCAAGTTGAAACCATGGAGAAGAATCTAAACCAGGCATTGAATGAACAAAATCTTCTGCAGGATGAACTGAGAAAGGCTGAGGAAACTAGTAAGGAGAAATTGCAGGGCATATCTGAAGAGTTGATAAACACCCAGCAAAAGTTGAGTTTGCTTGAAACATCCAAGTGTAAAGAGGGCGAAGATCTCCAAAGGACCCTTGCAGAAAAAATGGCTgaacttaaaaataaagaaaaagaattCCAGACACAATTGTGTACCATCACGAAGGAGTTTGAACAATGTTGTCAGGAAGCCCAGGATAAGTTAGATGGTTTCTCTGTTGGGCTGTGTAATAAAGTTGAGGAACGAGTTAGGGAGTTACAAAACCGGGTTATCGGTAATCAGAATAAGGTAACATATCTAAAAAATAGTATCATGACAAAGGACAACAGAATCAGCACTTTAGAGAAAGAACTTCAGCAGACTTTGGATGAAAACCATAATCTAAAGAGCTCTCTTGATGAGGTAACTCTTCAGTTTAGTGCAAGTTCAGAGACTCTTAAAGCCTTACAAACCGAAATGGAGTCTCTACAAACTGATGCGGAGAATCGCTCCCAAGTACTTTCTGAGAAAGACCTTAACATTGAGCAACTTCGCGAGGAGAACAAAAGCGTATCAGAAAAtctcaaaacaaatgttttgcaaaTCAGCAATCTAGAATCTGTCATAAATGACTTGAAGACCCAGTTATCAAGTAGCATAACTGAAAAAGAGGAAGCCATATCTCTGCTGAATCAGCAGCACAATGAGGACAAGGAGAGGGTGATATGCCAAATGGGGGAGAAGGTGGAAAGGCTAGAAAAAGAAAAGACCTCGCTTCAAGAGCAGGTAGACTCACTCAGGAATAAGTTCTCTGAGCTGAAAAAGAAGTTCAGTCAGAGTCACAGCACTGTTAAGTCTCTTCAAGATAAAGTTGCGGACATGGAGAGGCAGATTGCGGAGAAGGACGGACAACTTGAGATGCTCACTGCCAGTGTTGACAATCACTCCATTAGTAAGTCTGAGATGGACCAGGCACTTAGTGAGAAAGATCAGAGGGTTCATGCCTTGACCTCAGAGTTGGAAATCTGTTCAAAGAAAGTTTGCGATCTGGAGGAGCAGCTGGAATTGCGGACAAAAGAGCGAGAACAGCTTGCAGCTGATTTGCAGCAGCACCTTACCATTAGGGAGAGTGAAAAGATGGAGTTGATGAAACAAGTGCAGGAAGCTCAAGAACAAAGCTCTCAAAATGGCGCCCTAATTCAGCGAACTGAGGAAAGTCTTCAGTCTTTAAAGAAAGAAGCTGAAACAGCCAAGCAGGAACTAGAATCCGAGAGGAACGACTTTAAGAGGGAGAAGGCAGAGATTCTGAGGGCAAAAGAAGAGGCGGTGAAGGCAGCCCAGGAAAAGGCGTCCTCCGAGACGGCTGGTAAAGTAGCTGAGTTGAAGAAGAAGGCAGAGCAGAAGATTGGCATGATTCGTAAACAGTTGACTTCACAAATCGAGGAAAAGGATCAGGCTATTAAAGACCTGCAGATGCAGTTGGATGGTATCAAGCAAACCCAGACTGAAAAAGAAGAACGGATAAAGTCTTTAGAGGAAATTGAGAAGACAATGGAGGAGGCCACCGCAAAATTAAAGGAAGGGCATGCAAAACATCTACAAGAATTGCAACAGAAAGAACAGCTGACTTCACAAATCGAGGAAAAGGAGCAGGCTATTAAAGACCTGCAGATACAGTTGGATGGCATCAAGCAAACCCAGACTGAAAAAGAAGAACGGATAAAGTCTCTAGAGGAAATTGAGAAGACAATGGAGGAGGCCACCATAAAATTAAAAGAAGAGCATGCAAAACATCTACAAGAATTGCAGCAGAAAGAAAATGAGGAAAGACGGGCCTCTCTGCAAAACTTAAAAGATATGTATGAAGAGAAGCTTGCTGTTCTTCATAAAGACGAATCTGCAAAGGAGGAGCAATCTGCTTTTGCTGCAAGAGAAACTTCTTCCAGACTCAAGGAGCTTGAGACCAAACTTTTGGAATCTAATGAACAGATTACAAACTACCAAACCGAGGTAAATCGCCTTAAAGAAGACCTGCTCGAACAGACAGCTCGAGTGCAAGAGCTTCAACAGACATGCCTGGATCTTCAAGAACAGATAAAGGAGAAACGGATTGATGAAGTAGAGAATGACCATGTTTCTGAAGTGCAAATGACCTCTAGTAGATTAGGAATGGAGCCTGCAATGTTAGTGGCCAAGGAAAGCAAGGATACTGCCAGGGACCAAGACGAATGGACAAGTCAGAAGGACTTGTTGGTGAAGGAATACGAGGAGAAGCTCCAAGATTTACAGCAGAGGCTAGAAGAGAAAGATAATCAGCTAAAAGCACAACAGAGTTCACCTCAAGGGAACGGGGAGACTGATAGTGAGTGCCTAATCAACAATGCAAACACCTCAGAGAATGATCTTCAGAGAAAACTGGTAGAGGCTGAGAATGAGAAGCAGAAGCTCCACAAAGATTACACCAGACTACAAAAAGACCTTCGGTCTCTAAGGAAAGAGCATGAGAAGGAGCTGGATTTCCTGAAAAAGGAGATGGCTGAGGAAAACGAGAAGAAGCTCAA GCTTGAAATGGAAGATATGGAAATGAGACACAACTCTTCTCTTAAGCAGTTAATGAGGGAGTTCAACACCCAAATGGCCCTGAAGGAAAAGGAACTGGAAGGTTCTGTGAAGGAGACCATTG AGAAAGCTCAAGGTGTTGAAGCTGAGATTATAAATAGCCATCGGGATGAAGTCAATCAGCTTCAGAAAATAATCGCTCAGAAGGAGGAAGAGCTAAACAGAACGGTTCAGCGTTATGAAGATGTCCTTCAg AGTCGTGAGGTGGAGATGGGCGACCGCGTGTGGGAGGTGCAGAAGGAGTTAGAGGAGCTACAGCAGAGGAGTCTCAGCGGCCCACAG GGTCTTGATGAGTTAAAG GTTCAGCTTGCAGAAAAGACAACCATGTTGAGCGAGGCCAGGCTAAAAGAGCAGGAATACCATGTCAGG attCATGCTCTGGAAGACAAAATAAGACGCTCCCATAAAAATGCAGTGGTGACTCACCTGGGAACCACATATAGAG